A portion of the Gossypium arboreum isolate Shixiya-1 chromosome 8, ASM2569848v2, whole genome shotgun sequence genome contains these proteins:
- the LOC108469165 gene encoding calcium-transporting ATPase 12, plasma membrane-type-like translates to MSSSDECKLYDCSTSLLTVKAPGGFTVAQRRWRIAYITIYSARVMLSLADKIISQRATQLPSMTSQQYVTEFDHYVALDIEHKINQKRLVKTVKEKDLVSLNHLGGVDGVVDALCTNSEHGIRDDEQEVIKRQEMFGFNKYHKPPPKGLLYFVLEAFKDTTILILLVCATLSLGFGIKEHGAEEGWYEGGSIFVAVFLVIVVSALSNFRQETQFDKLSKISNNIKVEVVRSGRRQQISIFDLVAGDVVFLKIGDQIPADGLFLDGHSLQVDESSMTGESDHVEVDACRNPFLSSGSKVVDGYARMLVASVGMDTAWGEMMSSITSDKNERTPLQARLDKLTSSIGKVGLAVAFLVLAVLLIRYFTGNTKDDNGQTEYRGSQTDVDDILNAVVRIVAAAVTIVVVAIPEGLPLAVTLTLAYSMKRMMADQAMVRKLSACETMGSATIICTDKTGTLTLNQMKVTQFWLGQESVEEDLAKEIAPSVLELFYQGVGLNTTGSVCKPVSGSLPEFSGSPTEKAILSWAVLGLGMDMEKLKQQYIILHVETFNSEKKRSGVSVQRKADEMVDIHWKGAAEMIVAMCSQYYESNGIIRSMSEDGRERIETIIQSMAASSLRCIAFAHKQVLKGETEDGDDQSGKTNRRLKEDGLTLLGIVGLKDPCRPGVKKAVQACQSAGVGVKMITGDNIFTAKAIATECGILGPDYQQGSGEVVEGTEFRNYAPDERMEKVEKIRVMARSSPFDKLLMVQCLKQKGHVVAVTGDGTNDAPALKEADIGLSMGIQGTEVAKESSDIVILDDNFSSVATVLRWGRCVYNNIQKFIQFQLTVNVAALVINFIAAVSAGEVPLTTVQLLWVNLIMDTLGALALATDRPTNELMEKPPVGRTEPLITNIMWRNLLAQALYQIAILLILQFRGESIVNVPETVKDTLIFNTFVLCQVFNEFNARKLEKQNVFEGILKNRLFLGIIGVTIVLQVVMVEFLKKFADTEQLKLWQWGVCILLAAFSWPIAWFVKLIPVSNTPFFSYLKRSRTIFKRPINHQKP, encoded by the coding sequence ATGTCAAGCAGTGATGAGTGTAAACTCTATGATTGCAGCACTTCACTCCTCACTGTCAAAGCCCCGGGCGGCTTCACCGTAGCCCAACGGCGTTGGCGcattgcctacatcacgatataTTCGGCTCGTGTTATGCTTTCTCTTGCTGACAAGATCATATCCCAAAGGGCTACCCAACTCCCTTCTATGACCTCTCAGCAGTATGTCACCGAGTTCGATCATTACGTCGCCCTTGATATTGAACATAAAATCAACCAAAAACGACTTGTGAAGACTGTGAAAGAGAAAGACTTGGTTTCTCTTAACCATCTCGGAGGGGTTGATGGCGTTGTTGATGCCCTTTGTACGAATTCCGAACATGGAATCCGAGACGATGAGCAAGAGGTTATAAAAAGGCAAGAGATGTTCGGTTTTAATAAGTATCATAAGCCACCTCCGAAAGGGTTATTATACTTCGTCTTGGAAGCTTTCAAGGATACAACAATTCTTATTCTCCTTGTATGTGCTACTTTATCTCTAGGTTTTGGCATCAAAGAACATGGTGCCGAAGAAGGTTGGTACGAAGGCGGAAGTATCTTCGTTGCTGTCTTTCTTGTCATTGTTGTCTCTGCACTTAGTAACTTCAGACAGGAGACTCAATTTGATAAGTTATCAAAAATTAGTAACAATATCAAAGTTGAAGTCGTTAGAAGTGGTCGTCGGCAACAAATATCTATATTCGATCTCGTTGCTGGAGATGTTGTCTTCTTGAAGATCGGAGATCAAATTCCGGCAGATGGACTGTTCTTGGATGGACATTCACTGCAAGTGGATGAATCAAGCATGACGGGCGAGAGTGACCATGTGGAAGTTGATGCTTGCAGGAACCCTTTCCTTTCTTCTGGTTCTAAGGTAGTCGATGGATACGCTCGAATGCTCGTAGCATCAGTCGGAATGGACACTGCATGGGGTGAAATGATGAGTTCAATAACCAGTGATAAAAACGAGAGAACGCCGCTACAAGCTCGACTTGACAAACTGACCTCTTCCATCGGAAAGGTAGGTCTTGCGGTTGCCTTTCTAGTTCTTGCAGTCTTGTTAATTCGCTATTTCACTGGAAATACAAAAGATGACAATGGCCAGACAGAGTATCGTGGGAGTCAGACCGATGTAGATGATATCTTGAATGCAGTTGTTCGTATTGTTGCTGCTGCAGTAACGATCGTGGTCGTGGCTATCCCAGAAGGTCTACCATTGGCTGTCACTCTTACACTTGCTTACTCGATGAAAAGAATGATGGCTGATCAAGCAATGGTTCGAAAACTTTCAGCTTGTGAAACAATGGGCTCGGCTACAATCATTTGTACGGACAAAACCGGCACCTTGACATTGAATCAGATGAAAGTTACCCAGTTTTGGCTCGGCCAAGAGTCCGTTGAAGAAGATCTTGCCAAAGAAATTGCCCCAAGTGTTCTTGAATTATTCTACCAAGGAGTTGGATTGAACACAACTGGTAGTGTCTGCAAACCTGTCTCGGGATCCCTTCCTGAGTTTTCAGGCAGTCCAACCGAGAAGGCAATTCTGTCTTGGGCTGTCCTAGGCTTGGGTATGGATATGGAAAAGCTGAAGCAACAATACATCATTCTCCATGTTGAAACCTTCAACTCAGAGAAAAAGCGTAGTGGGGTATCAGTTCAGAGAAAGGCTGATGAAATGGTAGACATACATTGGAAAGGAGCTGCAGAGATGATTGTAGCCATGTGTTCACAATATTATGAAAGCAATGGGATCATACGGTCGATGAGCGAAGATGGAAGGGAGAGAATCGAAACCATAATCCAAAGCATGGCAGCCAGTAGTCTACGATGCATTGCTTTTGCTCATAAGCAAGTTTTGAAAGGAGAGACAGAAGATGGTGATGATCAAAGCGGAAAGACGAATCGTAGACTAAAAGAAGATGGTTTAACCTTGCTTGGGATAGTTGGTTTAAAGGATCCGTGTCGGCCAGGGGTCAAGAAAGCCGTGCAGGCTTGCCAATCTGCAGGGGTGGGCGTCAAAATGATTACCGGAGACAACATTTTCACAGCTAAAGCTATAGCTACAGAATGTGGAATTCTAGGACCAGATTACCAGCAAGGAAGTGGAGAAGTAGTTGAAGGTACCGAGTTTCGAAATTACGCACCTGATGAGAGAATGGAGAAGGTAGAAAAGATCCGGGTGATGGCAAGGTCCTCACCATTTGACAAGCTTTTGATGGTACAGTGCTTGAAACAGAAAGGTCATGTGGTTGCGGTCACAGGGGATGGCACCAATGATGCTCCTGCACTAAAAGAAGCCGATATCGGACTTTCAATGGGCATTCAAGGCACTGAGGTAGCCAAGGAGAGCTCGGACATTGTCATCTTAGATGACAATTTTAGCTCAGTTGCCACAGTTTTAAGGTGGGGAAGATGTGTTTACAATAACAtacaaaaattcattcaatttcaactTACCGTAAATGTCGCAGCTCTCGTGATCAACTTCATTGCAGCAGTTTCAGCCGGTGAGGTTCCGTTGACTACTGTTCAACTGCTATGGGTGAACCTCATCATGGATACATTAGGTGCTCTAGCACTTGCAACGGATAGGCCAACTAATGAACTCATGGAGAAGCCACCGGTTGGTCGAACCGAACCCCTAATTACCAATATCATGTGGAGGAATCTCTTAGCTCAAGCCTTATACCAGATAGCTATTCTCTTGATCTTACAATTCAGGGGTGAATCAATAGTCAATGTGCCCGAGACGGTAAAGGACACACTGATATTCAATACTTTTGTTCTATGCCAAGTTTTTAACGAGTTCAACGCAAGGAAGTTGGAGAAGCAAAATGTTTTCGAAGGCATTCTTAAGAACCGATTATTTCTCGGGATTATTGGAGTAACCATCGTTCTTCAGGTGGTTATGGTGGAATTCTTGAAGAAGTTTGCAGATACAGAGCAGTTGAAACTATGGCAATGGGGAGTTTGTATATTACTTGCAGCATTTTCATGGCCAATTGCTTGGTTTGTGAAGCTTATACCTGTTTCCAACACACCCTTCTTCAGTTACCTCAAAAGATCGAGAACCATTTTTAAGCGACCTATCAACCACCAGAAACCTTAG